In the Trueperaceae bacterium genome, one interval contains:
- a CDS encoding aspartate aminotransferase family protein, translated as MSINPSDPRLPKASTTGPNQVPLPIRTDDIFTGLSVNATLSLEKKHGNADLIRAVNILDIGGPFQVIDPWTLQDPDGRHLINAGGYAALPFGESYPPLLQFITNFIDGNTSMGLPQQAASDWRAALETNLVSLLASEAPSHSDSGVFFSNSGAEAVETAIKFARGSQPRSKYIINFTSAYHGKTLGALSLTPNPELQAPFAPLLPGVITLPYGNADVLETTIRKKGVSSIAAIVLEPIQGEAGVVIPPPEFLPAVAQISRQHKIMVIADEVQTGLGRSGHHFASIAGGLEPDIITLAKPLGGGLIPIGATIIRRPIYKKVLGGLESKRHSNTFGGGSLAMAVALKSLELIIDENLAETSQKNGKIGLDRLEEIHKRYPAFIRNVRGAGMLFGVELHSVIPTYALPIGDDTVRTLSTGLAVRELHLGGVHACFSLNASSVLRLTPPLNIPVNLFSEMFTRIEHVAQQNRSSWRMLRRMPTKSLLRLARLAIKR; from the coding sequence ATGAGTATTAACCCTTCTGATCCTCGCCTCCCTAAGGCAAGCACGACGGGCCCGAATCAAGTTCCCCTGCCAATAAGAACAGACGATATCTTTACTGGCCTATCCGTAAATGCAACCCTAAGCCTAGAAAAGAAACATGGTAACGCAGACTTAATTAGAGCCGTCAACATCCTGGATATAGGTGGTCCCTTTCAAGTAATCGACCCTTGGACACTCCAAGACCCAGATGGGCGCCATCTAATCAACGCAGGAGGTTATGCTGCCCTGCCCTTCGGCGAATCATACCCACCGCTTCTACAGTTCATAACTAACTTTATCGATGGAAACACCAGCATGGGATTACCACAGCAAGCGGCTTCAGATTGGCGAGCAGCCCTTGAAACTAACTTAGTATCTCTCCTCGCTAGTGAAGCGCCGAGCCACTCTGATAGTGGAGTGTTCTTTTCCAATAGTGGTGCAGAAGCGGTAGAGACGGCAATAAAATTTGCCCGTGGCTCCCAGCCGAGGAGCAAATACATAATCAACTTCACTTCGGCCTATCACGGTAAGACCCTCGGCGCGCTCTCCTTAACCCCTAACCCTGAACTCCAGGCTCCCTTTGCCCCACTGCTACCCGGCGTAATCACTCTTCCATATGGAAATGCGGACGTACTCGAAACTACTATCCGGAAAAAAGGCGTTTCTTCAATAGCTGCAATTGTACTCGAACCTATCCAAGGGGAAGCCGGTGTGGTCATTCCACCACCTGAATTCCTCCCAGCTGTGGCCCAAATATCTCGTCAACATAAGATCATGGTGATAGCAGATGAGGTTCAAACTGGGTTGGGCCGCTCAGGACACCATTTTGCTAGTATCGCTGGAGGCCTTGAACCCGACATTATTACACTCGCTAAGCCACTAGGTGGTGGTCTTATACCAATTGGCGCCACTATTATTCGACGGCCAATATATAAGAAGGTTTTAGGTGGCTTGGAATCTAAGCGACACTCAAACACTTTCGGCGGTGGGTCCTTAGCTATGGCTGTGGCATTAAAATCTCTTGAACTAATCATTGATGAAAATTTAGCTGAAACTTCTCAAAAAAATGGGAAGATTGGACTTGATAGGCTAGAAGAGATCCATAAGCGCTACCCAGCCTTCATTCGAAATGTACGAGGAGCTGGAATGTTGTTCGGTGTTGAGCTTCACAGCGTTATCCCAACCTACGCCCTTCCAATCGGAGACGATACAGTACGGACTCTCAGCACCGGACTTGCGGTACGTGAACTGCACCTGGGGGGCGTTCATGCCTGCTTTAGCCTAAACGCCAGCAGTGTTCTACGATTAACACCCCCATTGAACATTCCAGTCAACTTATTTTCCGAAATGTTTACCAGAATAGAGCACGTTGCCCAACAAAACCGCTCCTCCTGGAGAATGCTGCGTCGTATGCCTACAAAGAGTTTATTGCGGTTGGCCCGACTAGCCATCAAACGTTAA
- a CDS encoding Nif3-like dinuclear metal center hexameric protein codes for MKRQDLVTWLNDFLNIALFEDSSLNGLQVQGRKEVSKVAVAVDASLETFKRGAELGADIIIVHHGLFWGEQIPVIGTHRERLKVLLENNISLYAAHIPLDAHREVGNNWGLARILGLEDLEDFGLYRGTPIGVKGVFPDGIILRDLADRVETNLSEVTGRRESVLVHAGEPDTVIGTIGIISGGAAGEIVTASREKLDAFLTGEPKHELFHEAFERKIAALYAGHYMTETVGVNILAEKLRSEFNLEVEFILHPTGL; via the coding sequence ATGAAAAGACAAGATTTAGTGACTTGGCTTAACGATTTTCTCAATATCGCACTCTTTGAAGACTCATCCCTAAATGGTTTACAGGTACAAGGCAGAAAGGAAGTAAGTAAAGTTGCAGTCGCAGTTGATGCGAGCCTAGAAACCTTTAAACGCGGAGCGGAGTTGGGAGCCGACATTATCATCGTCCACCATGGTCTCTTTTGGGGCGAACAAATTCCAGTCATCGGCACCCATCGTGAGCGGTTAAAAGTGCTTCTCGAAAACAACATCAGTCTTTATGCTGCGCATATCCCCCTAGATGCCCATAGAGAGGTAGGTAATAACTGGGGCTTGGCACGTATCCTAGGCCTAGAAGACCTAGAAGACTTTGGCCTTTACCGTGGGACGCCTATCGGTGTAAAAGGAGTTTTCCCTGATGGCATCATTCTTCGTGACCTAGCCGACCGTGTAGAAACTAATCTATCTGAAGTGACAGGGCGTCGTGAATCTGTCTTAGTCCACGCGGGGGAACCCGATACAGTTATCGGAACAATCGGGATAATCAGTGGTGGCGCTGCCGGAGAAATAGTCACAGCCTCACGCGAGAAATTAGATGCCTTCCTAACGGGAGAACCAAAGCATGAATTATTTCACGAAGCTTTTGAGCGTAAGATCGCAGCGCTCTACGCGGGTCACTACATGACCGAAACAGTAGGTGTAAATATACTGGCTGAAAAACTAAGATCAGAATTCAACCTCGAGGTGGAATTTATCCTCCACCCTACTGGATTATAG
- the tmk gene encoding dTMP kinase, whose protein sequence is MVVGKLIAFEGPEGAGKSTQIRHLATTFQSNGHSVLVTREPGGTPTGDAIRLVVLNPNLEINPLAEFLLYSASRAQHVSDVIRPALKDSKIVLTDRFAGASTAYQGHGRGLDLSFVELLNDKAASGLSPDLTILLDIDPVVGLERVGNRGNADRIEQADLQFHQRARQGFLLIANSDPSWVILDGNLNEYELASTIWKTVQNCFFKQSSGNS, encoded by the coding sequence ATAGTTGTGGGCAAACTAATAGCATTTGAAGGACCAGAAGGCGCTGGTAAGTCTACTCAGATCAGACACCTTGCTACAACTTTTCAATCTAACGGACATAGTGTTTTAGTGACTCGAGAACCCGGTGGCACACCGACTGGAGACGCCATTAGACTTGTTGTACTCAATCCAAATTTAGAAATTAATCCTTTGGCGGAGTTCCTCTTGTACTCAGCGAGTAGAGCTCAACATGTTAGTGATGTAATACGCCCGGCCTTGAAAGATAGCAAGATTGTTCTTACCGACCGCTTCGCCGGAGCCAGTACAGCGTACCAAGGGCACGGTAGAGGACTCGATTTAAGCTTCGTTGAACTACTTAACGATAAGGCAGCCAGTGGTCTTTCGCCTGACCTTACAATTCTGCTTGACATAGACCCCGTAGTTGGCTTGGAGCGTGTTGGTAACCGTGGAAACGCAGACCGAATCGAACAAGCCGATCTTCAATTTCACCAGCGAGCGCGGCAAGGGTTCCTACTTATCGCTAATTCAGACCCAAGCTGGGTAATACTCGATGGGAATCTTAACGAGTACGAACTTGCAAGCACCATTTGGAAAACCGTACAAAATTGCTTTTTCAAACAATCTTCCGGCAATAGCTGA
- a CDS encoding glutaminyl-peptide cyclotransferase — translation MGILTSTNLQAPFGKPYKIAFSNNLPAIADSMRHFHRALLCCVSFSALFLVSCQPGVQELSTVIVRSFPHTTNAYTQGLLIHNGRLFESTGLYGSSSLREVNLNTGIVERFLPLSKEYFGEGLARVENQLIQLTWQKGTAFVYDLETFEVQKTFHYDGEGWGLCHDGKDLFMSDGTSTLFRRNAYTFEEERALTITLRGQAIHNLNELECVGENVYANIWQTDTIIRINKHSGKVTAKIDASDLLTDKQRSELLPGEVLNGIAYDKEAESFYITGKNWPTLFEVRWAVGSP, via the coding sequence ATGGGAATCTTAACGAGTACGAACTTGCAAGCACCATTTGGAAAACCGTACAAAATTGCTTTTTCAAACAATCTTCCGGCAATAGCTGACTCCATGCGACATTTCCATCGAGCCTTGTTATGCTGCGTCAGTTTCTCAGCATTGTTTCTTGTTAGTTGCCAACCAGGCGTCCAAGAATTGTCCACGGTAATAGTAAGGAGCTTTCCGCACACTACAAATGCTTACACACAAGGACTCCTAATTCACAATGGACGGCTATTCGAAAGCACAGGTCTCTACGGCTCGTCAAGTCTCCGTGAGGTCAACTTAAACACTGGGATTGTCGAGCGCTTTCTACCACTCAGCAAAGAATATTTTGGGGAAGGACTCGCCCGGGTTGAAAATCAACTCATACAACTTACTTGGCAAAAGGGCACGGCATTCGTTTATGACCTAGAAACTTTTGAGGTACAGAAAACCTTTCATTATGATGGGGAAGGATGGGGCCTCTGTCACGATGGAAAGGACCTATTTATGTCCGATGGGACATCAACCCTATTTCGACGTAATGCTTACACCTTCGAAGAAGAGCGAGCTTTAACCATTACCTTGCGCGGACAAGCTATCCACAACCTCAACGAACTCGAGTGCGTTGGGGAAAACGTATACGCCAATATTTGGCAAACTGACACAATCATTCGCATCAACAAACACTCTGGAAAGGTAACAGCTAAGATTGACGCGTCTGACTTGCTTACGGATAAACAGCGTTCTGAACTCCTACCTGGCGAGGTACTCAATGGCATCGCTTACGATAAAGAAGCTGAAAGTTTCTATATTACAGGGAAGAATTGGCCTACGCTTTTCGAAGTACGCTGGGCCGTCGGATCCCCTTAG
- a CDS encoding FmdB family transcriptional regulator, with the protein MPVYVYKNLVTDEIFEFVQRITDPALRVHPETGDPVKRLIQPVGIAFKGSGFYVNDSKNSQRGAKTTTDNQASAGKGDSAGKGDSAGKGDSAGKGDSAGKXDSAGKSEKKS; encoded by the coding sequence ATGCCTGTTTATGTTTATAAGAACCTTGTGACTGATGAAATTTTCGAGTTTGTCCAACGCATTACGGATCCTGCTCTCCGTGTGCATCCGGAGACGGGGGATCCGGTTAAACGTCTGATACAGCCTGTCGGAATTGCTTTTAAAGGATCCGGTTTTTACGTCAACGATTCTAAGAACAGCCAAAGAGGGGCTAAGACAACTACTGATAACCAGGCCTCTGCTGGTAAGGGTGATTCTGCTGGTAAGGGTGATTCTGCTGGTAAGGGTGATTCTGCTGGTAAGGGTGATTCTGCTGGTAAGNGTGATTCTGCTGGTAAGAGTGAGAAAAAATCTTAA
- a CDS encoding methionine synthase: MKLTQSTRLTPNLEHPLGAALQKRILILDGAMGTMIQQEKLEEADFRGKQFAKHPTDLQGAMDVLSLTKPKLIQCIHEAYLDAGADIIETNTFNATSIGLAEYGLGNEIYEINCSAASIACAAAKKFTTIDRPRFVAGSMGPTNRTASLSPDVENPGFRAIDFDGLQKAYAEQARGLIDGGADLLLIETIFDTLNAKAALFGIEQVLANHGKRIPIMMSGTITDASGRTLSGQTLGAFVTSISHGKLTAIGLNCALGPTELRPYVEELSHLTGLFTAAYPNAGLPNAFGGYDETPERMLETMRDYLDQGWVNILGGCCGTTPEHIRAFAEAARDYDPRVPQQPAPYSRFSGLESLVIRPETNFVNVGERTNVTGSSRFAKLILQGNFDSALEVARSQVQGGAQIIDVNMDEGMLDSKAAMVHFLDLVASEPDIARVPLMIDSSKWEVIEAGLQRVQGKALVNSLSLKDGETEFRHNAVKARQYGASIVVMAFDEQGQADTFERRIEILKRAYTILVHEIGIPANEVILDPNVLTVGTGLEEHRRYAVDYFQTVSWIKENLPGALVSGGISNVSFAFRGNQAVREAMHASFLYHARQAGLDMGIVNPSMLEVYEEIPAELLQCVEDVLFDRRDDATERLVEFAATVESGARRKEQNDEWRKQPVDERLRHALVRGIVEHVDDDAEEAYQAYRSPLAVIEGPLMDGMNEVGDLFQSGKMFLPQVVKSARVMKKAVARLTPYLEAERAAHPERAKKAPTILLATVKGDVHDIGKNIVGVVLACNGFEVIDLGVMVPAASILEAAQSKQVSIIGLSGLITPSLDEMVHVAKELTRNGFNLPLLIGGATTSRLHTAVKISPAYDGPTIHVNDASRSVPVVSRVLGDESKAFSTEVATEYANLRETHSNRRAERQLIPLDEARANRFAFDLKAAAITTPSKLGIETLANYPLERLIERIDWTPFFMTWEMKGRFPNILDHHEFGTEARKLYNDALRLLDRILAQNLLQATGIFGLFPANSDGDDLVLYREDQPDEVLTVLHTLRQQMKKRNGQPNLCLADFVAPRTSGTPDYVGAFAVTAGFGVEKLAAGFEADLDDYSSILVKALADRLAEAFAEELHERVRKEFWGYALSESLSNEELIQEDYRGIRPAPGYPAYPDHTEKSLLFSLLGAERQTGISLTENFAMTPAASVSGLFLAHPEAHYFGVGRLLPDQVKDYAQRKGLTTTETERWLGPNLGYTPK; encoded by the coding sequence ATGAAATTGACCCAATCAACCCGACTCACACCTAATCTAGAACACCCACTCGGGGCAGCTCTACAGAAGCGCATCCTAATATTAGACGGTGCAATGGGAACCATGATCCAGCAAGAAAAGCTCGAGGAGGCCGATTTTCGCGGTAAACAGTTCGCAAAACACCCTACAGACCTCCAGGGCGCCATGGACGTACTCTCACTTACCAAACCTAAACTTATACAGTGTATCCACGAGGCTTATCTTGATGCAGGCGCTGACATCATTGAAACCAACACTTTTAACGCCACGTCGATTGGCCTCGCGGAATATGGACTCGGTAACGAAATCTACGAAATCAACTGTTCTGCAGCATCAATAGCGTGCGCAGCCGCTAAAAAGTTTACGACCATAGACAGACCAAGATTCGTTGCAGGCTCTATGGGACCGACAAATCGTACTGCCAGCTTAAGTCCTGATGTCGAAAATCCTGGCTTCCGAGCCATTGACTTTGACGGTCTTCAGAAAGCGTACGCGGAGCAGGCTCGAGGACTAATTGATGGCGGGGCTGATCTCCTGCTAATCGAAACCATCTTTGATACCCTCAATGCGAAAGCTGCATTGTTTGGCATCGAACAGGTTTTGGCGAATCACGGTAAACGGATACCGATCATGATGTCCGGTACTATCACCGACGCGAGTGGGCGTACTCTATCAGGGCAAACATTAGGGGCATTCGTNACTTCCATCTCCCATGGGAAACTGACTGCAATTGGACTTAACTGCGCCCTCGGACCAACTGAACTTCGTCCCTATGTTGAGGAACTCTCGCACCTCACNGGATTGTTTACGGCTGCGTATCCTAACGCTGGTCTGCCCAACGCCTTCGGTGGTTACGATGAAACACCTGAACGGATGCTCGAAACAATGCGGGATTATCTTGACCAAGGGTGGGTCAACATCCTAGGTGGTTGTTGCGGCACCACACCCGAACACATCCGCGCTTTTGCTGAAGCAGCCCGAGATTACGATCCTCGAGTACCACAACAACCAGCCCCTTATTCCCGGTTTAGCGGTCTCGAATCACTTGTAATCCGGCCCGAAACCAATTTTGTCAACGTCGGCGAACGAACGAATGTTACTGGATCAAGTCGCTTTGCAAAACTCATCCTACAAGGCAATTTTGACAGCGCCCTCGAAGTAGCTAGATCCCAGGTACAAGGAGGAGCCCAGATAATCGACGTTAATATGGATGAAGGGATGCTTGACTCGAAGGCGGCTATGGTCCACTTTCTTGACCTTGTTGCATCCGAACCCGACATTGCCCGGGTTCCACTAATGATAGATTCCTCAAAATGGGAAGTAATTGAGGCTGGACTACAACGAGTACAGGGTAAAGCCCTAGTTAATTCTCTTAGTTTAAAAGACGGCGAGACGGAATTCCGACACAATGCCGTAAAGGCTCGCCAATATGGCGCCTCAATAGTTGTTATGGCTTTCGACGAGCAGGGTCAAGCAGACACGTTTGAACGACGTATTGAAATACTCAAGCGGGCATACACCATTCTTGTACACGAAATAGGTATCCCGGCTAATGAGGTAATACTAGACCCTAACGTCCTTACTGTAGGAACAGGCCTCGAGGAGCACCGACGATACGCCGTTGACTATTTCCAAACCGTATCTTGGATCAAAGAAAACCTACCTGGCGCCCTAGTTTCCGGAGGAATATCCAACGTTAGCTTTGCGTTCAGGGGTAACCAGGCAGTACGAGAAGCGATGCACGCCTCGTTCCTCTATCACGCCCGTCAAGCGGGCCTAGACATGGGCATTGTAAATCCATCAATGCTTGAGGTATACGAAGAAATTCCCGCTGAACTACTTCAATGCGTTGAAGACGTACTTTTCGACCGAAGAGACGACGCTACCGAGAGATTAGTAGAGTTCGCCGCCACAGTTGAAAGTGGGGCCCGCCGCAAAGAACAAAACGACGAATGGCGTAAGCAGCCAGTCGACGAACGCCTCAGACATGCCTTGGTACGTGGAATAGTTGAACATGTCGATGATGATGCAGAAGAAGCTTATCAAGCTTATAGATCTCCTCTGGCTGTAATCGAAGGACCGCTAATGGACGGCATGAATGAGGTTGGGGACCTGTTTCAATCAGGGAAAATGTTCCTTCCGCAGGTAGTAAAGAGTGCACGGGTAATGAAAAAAGCTGTAGCTCGACTGACACCCTACCTAGAAGCCGAACGCGCTGCACATCCTGAAAGAGCTAAAAAAGCCCCCACGATACTCCTCGCGACTGTAAAAGGTGACGTTCACGACATAGGCAAAAACATTGTTGGCGTGGTTCTAGCCTGTAATGGTTTCGAAGTAATTGATCTAGGTGTCATGGTACCAGCAGCCAGCATCCTTGAGGCAGCCCAAAGTAAACAAGTTTCGATAATCGGCCTATCAGGACTAATTACCCCCTCTCTAGATGAAATGGTACATGTCGCAAAAGAATTGACACGCAATGGATTTAACCTCCCGCTACTCATAGGTGGAGCCACAACCTCGCGCCTGCACACAGCCGTTAAGATAAGCCCGGCCTATGATGGTCCGACAATCCATGTCAATGACGCATCCCGTAGCGTTCCGGTAGTGTCACGTGTCCTCGGGGATGAAAGTAAGGCTTTCTCGACTGAAGTCGCCACAGAGTACGCCAATTTACGCGAAACGCACTCGAACAGACGCGCAGAGAGGCAACTGATTCCTCTCGATGAAGCTCGTGCAAACCGGTTCGCTTTTGATCTTAAAGCAGCCGCTATCACAACTCCATCCAAACTAGGAATTGAAACCCTCGCAAATTACCCGCTCGAAAGGTTAATAGAGAGAATCGACTGGACACCATTTTTCATGACCTGGGAAATGAAGGGAAGATTCCCTAATATACTCGACCACCATGAATTTGGTACTGAGGCTCGTAAGCTTTACAATGACGCTCTCAGACTTCTTGATCGTATCCTCGCGCAAAACCTTTTGCAGGCTACTGGCATTTTTGGACTCTTTCCTGCCAACTCTGATGGTGACGACCTAGTCCTATACCGGGAAGATCAACCGGATGAGGTTCTCACGGTTTTACATACGCTCCGACAGCAAATGAAGAAGCGAAATGGCCAACCTAATCTGTGTCTGGCTGACTTCGTCGCACCCCGTACCAGCGGAACCCCTGATTACGTAGGGGCTTTTGCCGTTACAGCAGGATTCGGTGTGGAAAAGTTAGCAGCTGGCTTCGAAGCCGACCTCGACGATTACTCGAGCATTCTAGTAAAAGCTCTTGCTGATAGACTCGCTGAAGCCTTTGCTGAGGAACTGCACGAGCGCGTAAGGAAAGAATTCTGGGGCTATGCGTTATCCGAATCTCTTAGTAACGAGGAATTAATCCAGGAGGATTATAGAGGTATTAGGCCAGCACCAGGATATCCTGCCTATCCTGACCATACGGAAAAATCTCTCTTGTTTAGCTTACTTGGTGCAGAACGCCAAACAGGGATTAGCCTTACCGAGAACTTCGCTATGACCCCCGCCGCTTCCGTTAGTGGTCTTTTCCTGGCCCATCCTGAGGCTCATTATTTTGGCGTAGGGCGCCTCCTACCAGATCAGGTCAAAGATTATGCCCAACGCAAGGGACTAACCACTACTGAAACTGAACGCTGGCTTGGACCCAATCTTGGCTACACCCCGAAATGA